GGCGGCAGGAATGCCCTGCTTTCCACCATTCCTCCGTAGCCGGCTTTTTGGGCGGGGCCGATCAGTTTTTCCGAGTTCTCCTTATACCCGCCCATGAACAGCGTGCGGATGTTCCTTCGTGCCAACGCCACCGCAGCCTGGGCCATGAAGGTTGAACCTTTGAATTTCTGGGTATGACCCACATACACCACCGTTCTTTGCAGCCTCTTGGCTTCGGGATCCGCGTCCGGGAAGGGTTTGGTGCCCAATGGTCGCGAGAGGGAGACAATACCGGGGAATGTTTTCTGATACAGTTTCTCCTGCTCGTGACAGATGCAGACAATTCCACTGATCCGGGGCAGGAACACCCGCTCCATGAACTGTTCGCGGCGGTTCCTGAAGGGGACACTTCCCTCTCTCCACGACAGGTCCGCATAGTAGTCATGCAATTCGTAAAATCCACGGATCGAGGGCCGCCGGGCCAGTCGCCAAAGGTGGGGCAGGAACCCATCGTCCCGGGTGAAAACCGCAACCCGGTCTTTCCGGGACAAATCGAGTATCAGACGTGCAGCCGCCCGGAAGATGGAGGAGCTTTCAGACAAAAAAACGACGCTTTTGCGGGCATTCCGATGTACATGAAAGGAGGGCAATGGTTCAAGTCCGTAGAAGGCGGACAAATCATCAGTCGTATCCGACGGAACGCCTTCACCGACCACAAAGTGACTTTCCAGACCAATCTGGGCAAAGCTGTGGGCATTATGGACAGCCATATGGACGATCGGTCCGGGCTTTTTCCATTCCCGTTTATTCACCCAGACAACGATCATCTGCTTGGCTTGTTGGGTGGATTGGAACGGGCGGCCTTCCATTCCCGGGTCCACGCCGCGGTGTCGCGCCCATGGTCCGCTTGCAGCAATACAGAGAGGGTGCGTTCTGCTTCGAGGAATCTTGTTTCCGGGCCGTTTTTCAGGATTTCAATGCACAACGCCGCCGCATCCAGGGGGTCGCGGTTGTACACTCCGTTCAAGATGGCGTCTTGTGCGGGTGGTTGGATGCGGGGATCTGCCATCAATCGGACAGCCTGCATCATCTGCTCATCGCTGGCCAGATTGGCCAGGTGACGGGCCGCCAGCTCTTGGATGTCGCCGGGCAATTCTGGCAGGAGACGGAGCAACTCGGCTGCCTTGGATTCCGTGCTGCGGGATGAAACGATCAGGGCGGAGAGATCTTTCTCCTGGCGTGTGTAAAGGGACGATGCTCCATCGTCCGCTGGTGTCACCGGGCGTGATGCGGAAACTTGCGAAGCCGGGCCAGCGGCCGGGCTGGACGATAGGAGACGGGTTTCAGAGGGACGGGGCACCATCCACAGGACGCACGCCACAGCCGCGAGCACCAGGGGCAGGAGAATCCAGAGTTTCTCGGAAATGACTGAGAAGCCAGGTCGTCCCACAGTTGCTTAGTTTCCGGCAAGCCTCAGTTGCTCACACTGCCGCCCACCAGATAGTCCTGCAGGACAGCTGAGTTGGGCATGAAGTAATTTCCGCGGAAGCGCAGACCGCCCACGGTCAGGGTGATCGTCTGGTATTTGACCTTCCGTCCATCATCAACGAACCCGCCGGTGGACAATCCGGTTTTGGAATTGAAATTGAGTGTCACGGTCTTGGGGGAAGGCAGCACGGTGGTGGATTTGAGGTTGAGGATGGAAAATCCCTGGCTGAAGGCAGCGCTGAGGCCTCCGTTGGGGGCCGTCCATACACCATCATCAAAGTTGAGGGTCACATTGGTGGCCGGCGCAAGGGGGATCAAGGGCGCAATGTTGTATTGTCCGCTGCCGACGACAGCGGTCAAATCGACCACATCAAACCCGAGCACATCGGGGGTTTTGGCCAGTCCGGCCGGCTTGGTCCAAGTGAGAGCCGCCACGACGGTGTTATCGGCCGGCGCATCATCAATGCTGAGCGTTCCAGTCAGGGATCCACCGTTTTTGTACAACGGAACCCAAAGAGGCAGGGTGGCCGGGGCCGCCACCAATTGTTTGCCATCACCCCAAAGTAAAGCGGAACCTGAGAAACGCGTTCCATCCGCCAGAACGCCGGCCAGACGGGCCTGCCCTTTGAGATCCACACCCATGGTGAAGTAGCTGAATCCCTGGGAAACCACCGGACGCGTTCCTGAGAAATTTGTGGCGGCCAGATCACCAGCGTCCGTTTGCAGAGCCACATTGTAAATACCGGCGTAGGTTGAGGCGGTGGTGGTCTTGGTCCAGCGGTTGCTCCAGGCACTGACCACGGCCGTGTTCGCCCCATCACTGAGGAGGCTGGTGCCATCGGAAAAGTTGAAATCCGTTTTGGGTGTGCCAACAGCGGGAAGTGAAATGGAATTGAGCGTCAGGACCAACGAACCCAGTCCCGCGCGGGGAATGGTGATGGTGGCGCTGCTGCCGGAGAATTGGCCGGTGAAACGATAGACCGAGGGTTTGGCCGATCCATTTCCCAAAGTGAGGGAACCTGAAACCGCCCCGAAGCGGTCCACTGTATAGGTGATCCGCCCCCCTTGGTCGTTGTTGAGGGTGGGCTCGGGGTCCACGATGCCCTCGGCATTGAACCCGGTCGAGGGAATGATGCCCAGGAAAGGATTGGAGAGGATGACGTAAGCGGTGTTGCTGGTGATCGACGAGGATGATGTTCTGACAATCACCCGGTAGGCGCCGCCGTCATTGATCCCGAGCGGGCCCAGATCCAGCGTGCTGGAGATGGCACCGGGGATGTTCTTCCCATTTCTCTGCCACTGGAATTGAAGGGTTTCCACAGTGGGGAGGCCCAGTAGGTTGTCGGTGGCGACGACGGAAAGGGTGATGCTGTCGCCCAGGTTGGCCCCAACCGACACGGGTTGGGTGGTGATGACCGGCAACCGTCCGCCTTGAATCCGCACCACCCCCCGGGTGTTGCTGTTCTTGTAGCTGACAAAGTTGCCAAATGCGACGTAACTGCCGTCAGGGCATTCGGCCAGACCGCGTAACTTGCCCGAAGTCAGGGGAGCCGTCAGGGTGCTGAATGTTTGGTCAAGGCTGCCATCCGATTCCAGACGTGCGATGCCATGGACGGTGATTCCATTGTAAGTCGTGAAGGTTCCGGCGATGAGGTAACGGTCGTCGGACAAGCGGATGATGGAGGTGATTTCCCCATTGGCTCCATCGGAGTTCCCGCTATTGGCTGCGGGGAAGCCGCCCACCAATCCCCCCGTATTGTCCACGCGGGCGATGCGACCTTGGGTATTGCCGTCGTAGTCGGTAAAGGCCCCCACCAAGATGATATCCGAGTCATCATCTGCCATGGCCATAGAACGCACGGCATTGTTTGGGCCCGTGCCTTGGGCTTGGAAATTGGTGTCAATCGAGCCCCCGTAATAAGTAGTCGTCAGATCGGGTGTATTAATCGGGTCCGGCTGAAAAGAAAACGTTTCAGGAAAAACCCGCACGATGCGCGGTGCAGCAGAGCTGAACGAAAACGGAGTGACCGTATCCGGATCCGTACTCGTATCAGTGTCATTTCCCGATAAATTGCATGTGGTGAATTCACCGCATAGATAGAGTCCATCCACTGTTGACATAGCAAAGTCAATGGGACCGTTGACTTGGGCGCTCCAATCGCTGGCATCTCCACCGGAAGTGCCCGAAAACCCGTAGCCAACAGCGGTCTCGTTGATTTTGGTAAAGTCGCCATAGGAGAAAACGGTGTCTTCATCGATGGAAAGCAACCCTCGCACAGTGTTGTTGATTCCCGTTCCTGTAGGCGTGAAGTCGCTATCCAGTCCGCCATCACTGTCCAATTGCAACAGGCGGATGCGTGAGCTGACGTTGCCAGTCCCCACTTGTCCGAAATTTTGGAAATCCCCCCCGACCAGAACCTTGAACTGGCCCACAGCTGGAGTATCACGATTCAGGACGACGGAACGCACCACCCCGCTGAAACCCCAGGTGATTGCCTGGCCGATTGTCGTCCACCCCCCGTTGGCTTCGATGCTGGACTTTGCCTCAGGGACCAAAAACGTTTTATCGACCTTGCCATCCGAATTCAAGCGAACCAGGTTTTTAAGAACCAATACAACGGAAGCCGACGAATTCCCGCCGATCGTCGTGGTGACCGGCACTCTGACCACAAAATCTCCGCCCACAATCATCTTCCCGTCATTCTGGACCACCACCGTGCGGACATCGGGCTCTGTTCCACTCGTTGAACCTTTGAGGCTATCGCTTGAAAAACCAGCAACCACATCGCCTGGAAGGGCCATGACATGGTATTGGGGGACAGTCAGCAGCAAACCGACCAACCATAGCGCGGGGGAGTACTTCATAGGTGTTTCCTTGGGAAATGTGTTTCTAACCTACTGAGAATGGCGACTTTTACAAGAAAAACTAGTAAATTCTACCCTGTGGTTCCGGGCTTCGGGTTCTGCTTTTTCCGCATAGCCGCCTTTCTGCGCTGGCAAGACCGCCCGTTTCTGGGTTACGTTGACCCGTTCTTTGGTACTTCACACTTTATGCAGCCATGATCTCGCACATTCCCCAATTTGACGCCACCCGCGACGACAAACCCTTCAAGGACACCCTAAAGGCCAAGGCGGCCGAGGTCATTGAAAGCGGGGTCTTCATCCTCGGGCCGGAAGTGGCCGCCTTTGAAAAAGAGGTCGCGACATACTTGGGTGTCAAACACGCTTGGGCGGTTTCTTCCGGGACGGACGCCCTGGTCCTCGCACTCATGGCCCTGGACATCGGCCCGGGCGACGAAGTCATCTGCCCGACTTACACCTTCTTTGCCACGGCAGGCAGTGTGGCCCGGCTCGGTGCGACCCCGGTCTTTGTCGACAGCAGCCCCTGCTGTTTCAATATCGCCATGGAAGGCATCCGCCGGGCCATCAGTCCGCGCACCAAGGCCATCATGCCGGTCCATCTTTTCGGTCAATGTGCGGA
The genomic region above belongs to Candidatus Methylacidiphilales bacterium and contains:
- a CDS encoding glycosyltransferase; this translates as MSESSSIFRAAARLILDLSRKDRVAVFTRDDGFLPHLWRLARRPSIRGFYELHDYYADLSWREGSVPFRNRREQFMERVFLPRISGIVCICHEQEKLYQKTFPGIVSLSRPLGTKPFPDADPEAKRLQRTVVYVGHTQKFKGSTFMAQAAVALARRNIRTLFMGGYKENSEKLIGPAQKAGYGGMVESRAFLPPKEMHRILAERASVGVVMLPDTFYNRHLTCPVKALDYLSHGIPAFSTDLATTREVLGEAGIYLSDSDPEQFAGKVADLLDDRAGYARAVERMKARARDLQWVHRARDLVQFSTEAFGNGVR